GTCGACGAGCATCTCGGCAAGGTGGTCCGGGAGTCCATCGACTTCTGCCGCGCGAACGTCGACGTCACCTTCAACCGGCTCGTCGCCGACGTACGGCCCGACCGCTCCAGCAACCGCAACCCGCTGTTCTCGGCAATGCTCGCCATGCAGGACACCTTCACGCCGGAGGCGGGCGGGGCCGTGCTGCGGGTCCTGGAGCCCGGCAACGGCACCGCCAAGTTCGACCTCTGGCTGGGCGCCACCCCCGTCGACGGCCGGTGGCTGCTCGAACTCGAGTACGACCGGCAGCTCATCGCACCGGTCGTCGCCGACGGGCTGCTCACCTCGCTGCGCGACGCCGTACGCGGGGCGGTCCGGGACGGCTCGCAACGGCTCGGTGACCTCTTCGCCGACGCCTCCGCCGCGGCCAGCGTCCGCTCCGACGGCTGGACCAGCCCGCTGACCGGCGACACGCCGTGGGACTGGGTGACGGCGGCGGCCCGGCAGCGGCCCGACGCCCCCGCGATCGAGGACCCGACCCGCCGGCTCGACTACCGGCAGTTGCTGGCCGAGGCCGAGCGGATCAGCGCCGGGCTCGCCGCGCACGGCGTCGGCCCCCGGGCCGTGGTGGGCCTCGCCGCGACGACCCTCTGCGACACGGTGACCGCCATCCTGGCCATCCTGCGCCGGGGCGCGGCGTACCTCCCCCTGGATCCGGGCCTGCCCGCCGAGCGGCTGGAGTACATGGTCCGGCGGGCCGGCTGCGAGTTCGTCGTCGGCGAGGCCCTGGTGCCCGACGTGCCCACGGTCGCGGTGGCGGACCTGGCCGCCACGACGGAGCCGGTGCCCGACCCGCTGGCCGACCCCGACGCCCCGATCTACGTGATGTACACGTCGGGCTCCACCGGGCAGCCCAAGGGCGTCCAGATGGGGCACCGCCCACTGGCCAACCTCACCAGCTGGCAGATCGCGGCCCTCGGCATGGACGCCGAGACCCGCTTCCTCCAGTACGCCCCGCTCGGCTTCGACGTCTCCTTCCAGGAGATCCTGCCGACCCTGGCGGCGGGCGGGACGGTGGTCTCCCGCGAGCCGGCCGACCGACGGATGTTCACCGCCGTCCTCAGCCGGATCGCCAGGACCGAGGTGACCCACGTCTACCTGCCGGTCGCGGCGCTGCGCCCCCTGGTGCAGACCGCCGCGGGCCGGGGCACCCGGTTGCCCGCGCTGCGCTACCTGTGCGTCTCCGGCGAGCAGCTCATCGTCGACGACGAGATCCGCGACTTCTTCCTCGCCCACCCGCACTGCACCCTGGTCAACCTGTACGGCCCCACCGAGACCCACGCGGTCACCTCGCACCGGCTGTCCTACCGGGACGCGGTCTGGCCGACCCACGTGCCGATCGGCCAGCCGTACCCGCGGGTGAGCGCGTACGTGGTCGACGCCACCGGCCACCTCGCCCCGCCCGGCGTCGCCGGCGAGCTGCTCCTGGGCGGGAACTGCCCCGCCGAGGGCTACATCAACGACCCGGAGATCACGGCCGAGCGGTTCGTGCCCGACCGCTTCTCCGGCGCGCCCGACGCGACCGTGTACCGCACCGGGGACCTCGTGGTCCGCGACGACCGGGGCGACCTGGTCTTCCTGGGGCGGATGGACACCCAGGTCAAGATCCGGGGATACCGGATCGAGCTGGGCGAGATCGAGGCGGTCGCGAACCAGGTCGACGGCGTCCGACAGTCGGTGGCGGTGGTCCGGGGCTCCGGGTCCGACCGGGAACTCGGGTTGTTCGTCCGTCCCGACGCGGGCTCCACCGTCGACCCCGAACAGGTCCGCCAACGGCTGGCCACGGCGCTGCCGGTCTACATGCGTCCCCTGTGGATCTTCCCGGTCGACCGGGTCCCGACCACGCCGACCGGCAAGACCGACCGCGACGCCCTGCTGCGGCTCGCCGACGAGCTGCTGGTCGAGCAGCAGAGCGCGGACAGCACGGAGGTCGCGTACGCCGACGACCTGGAGCGGGAGCTGGCCGGGCTCTGGGGCGGGGTGCTCGACGTCGAGGGCATCCGGCCGGACCGCCCGCTCATCGAGTACGGCGCCCACTCGCTGAACATCTTCACCACCCTCGCCGAGGTGCAGGAGCGCTACGGGGTGGCGGTGCCGCTTGTCGACTTCTTCGCCGCGCCCACCGTGGCCACCCTGGCGGGGCTCGTCCGCTCGGCG
The nucleotide sequence above comes from Micromonospora sp. M71_S20. Encoded proteins:
- a CDS encoding amino acid adenylation domain-containing protein, with amino-acid sequence MRLPITESQKGLLVVNERSPGRAVYNQLVRFDIDPSIPDDTIERALATVVAVQPAMRQVFGLLPEMHARLTPPPGPEDFPLERVTARLRDFEEAVGAAQRRIGRPEFDLANGPAYRFAVVRCVDEPRVAVLMCDHHIILDGVSMGPLVRDLEEALSGRLVGAEIEQRRAAREKAFVKELAAQNRTATSDRVVDRSREWAARLREVPPLVLAPLPGRAAQTEFTGDRVSWYLSQAETAALSETCRRLEISPFVFFSGIYGTVLARHGNVSSVLVGSPFMARRTIGAFDLGGFFVNTLPVTVDVEWSRTVDEHLGKVVRESIDFCRANVDVTFNRLVADVRPDRSSNRNPLFSAMLAMQDTFTPEAGGAVLRVLEPGNGTAKFDLWLGATPVDGRWLLELEYDRQLIAPVVADGLLTSLRDAVRGAVRDGSQRLGDLFADASAAASVRSDGWTSPLTGDTPWDWVTAAARQRPDAPAIEDPTRRLDYRQLLAEAERISAGLAAHGVGPRAVVGLAATTLCDTVTAILAILRRGAAYLPLDPGLPAERLEYMVRRAGCEFVVGEALVPDVPTVAVADLAATTEPVPDPLADPDAPIYVMYTSGSTGQPKGVQMGHRPLANLTSWQIAALGMDAETRFLQYAPLGFDVSFQEILPTLAAGGTVVSREPADRRMFTAVLSRIARTEVTHVYLPVAALRPLVQTAAGRGTRLPALRYLCVSGEQLIVDDEIRDFFLAHPHCTLVNLYGPTETHAVTSHRLSYRDAVWPTHVPIGQPYPRVSAYVVDATGHLAPPGVAGELLLGGNCPAEGYINDPEITAERFVPDRFSGAPDATVYRTGDLVVRDDRGDLVFLGRMDTQVKIRGYRIELGEIEAVANQVDGVRQSVAVVRGSGSDRELGLFVRPDAGSTVDPEQVRQRLATALPVYMRPLWIFPVDRVPTTPTGKTDRDALLRLADELLVEQQSADSTEVAYADDLERELAGLWGGVLDVEGIRPDRPLIEYGAHSLNIFTTLAEVQERYGVAVPLVDFFAAPTVATLAGLVRSARGGDPAVTP